Genomic DNA from Oncorhynchus tshawytscha isolate Ot180627B linkage group LG04, Otsh_v2.0, whole genome shotgun sequence:
aagtattaagataaacttttgttattcaccaaatacttattttccaccataatttgcaaataaattcattaaaaatcctacaatgtgattttctggacttttttttctctaatttcgtccgtcatagttgaagtgtacctatgatgaaaattacaggcctctctcatctttttaagtgggagaacttgcacaattggtggctgactaaatacttttttgccccactgtatgtgtacagAATGAAGTCACCCACCCTCTGCCCGTGGCTTGGGTTTCTCCAGGCTGCCATCTTGCATCAGCTCAAAGGAGAAAGCCACATTGTGCACCTATATGGGAAAAGAGATCCAGCATGAGCCATGCCAGTCCAGTAAGCAGCTCACTGTAAACTATTTGTAAGAGATGAAAATTAGTCCGATTCACAATGTAGCCTACCTTTTGGTCAAAATGCTCTGGCGTTAGGAAGAAGTTGAAGAGAGGAACAAAGTAGCCCTCAAGCAGTCCCATCAGTAACACCAGGTACACACCATCAGCAAACTGCATGACAGGTAGAACAACATACCAATAACGACCATGTTCATAAGCAGGTATATTAAAAGGGAAACAAAGTAATCTCACCTGTGTGTCCAATTCAGACACCTCCAGGTTCAACTTGTTCAAGTGCTTGTTCACAAAGGTGATCAGAGTCTGCAAGAAGGGCAGGTATTCAGTCAATTTTAATGTTACACAAACAATGAATACCTTCGATTTTTCGAATTAGGATGGAGACTTGCCTTTTTCACCACATTCAGCTTGTCTGGTGCATGGTCAAACAAAGTGTCAAACGCATCTCGCTCTGAAATTGAATAGAGGTTAAATGATTACAATAACAGAATGTTCATTTTAGTAACACAGAAGTAATACAATAGTAATAATGTAATGGCTAATTAACTCAAATTAATACATGGTAATATGACACATTTTGAAAATGCTTACCATGTCTTCCTGATAGAGCCCTGCAAGAGAAGAGAACAAAGTATTTCAGCACTGGTATCGTACTGTGTAATCACAGCGCTGGAGAACGACATTAGATGAAACAGACAAGttcaaatgagaagaaaaaattaACTAGGACTTTGTTTAAACTGGAAAATATTAACTGAATGCAGATGGTCTAATCAAGAAAGCCAGGCGGAAAGACAAACAAAGAGATTTGCGTTGTGGTTCTATCCCAGGAGCGGTCCGATCAAACGCTGTGTGGTGGGCCTGCCTGGTGGACATGTGCCCGGGAGGCAGTGGCTTGTCTTCACGGTCCAATCTTCCCCGGCAGAGACATGCTTGAGCAGCTGCTGCCCCTTGCAGGACAACAGCCCAGGGCCCCCTCCCTCTTATCTCCAGAGCTGATTTGCACCCGTTGGACCACTATTAATCAGATGCAGCTCCATAAAGCAGTGGTGTGGCTGGCAGGAGCAGAACCCCCAAACCCTCCTCCCCTCACTAAATCTGCCCATCAGCATGGGGCTCCAACTGTCCATATCAACCCCCCAAGGTGTTGGCGTGTCCGCATTGTCTTTCCGCTTTAACGCGAGACCGGGAGAGGCCGTTCCATTCCCCTCATCAGTCCCTCAATTGTTCCAACTGCTTCAATGCCCAGCGGACTCATTTGCTGACTAATTTGTAAACAGATATTTACAGACATGTGACTCGCCCTATAATCACCTTGTTTTGAATGACCTTTCCAAGGCAAAGTACATGATTGTGTTCAGTTCTCATCCCTCATACTTATACCTTCATTAACTTCGAACATGGAAAGCAAATGATACAATTAACATAATCTTCACTGACAAGTTTCTAAAGCCATCTTTCCTTAAACATTGGCCTTCATTTTCTTGGCTGCCACTGTAAACAATTTTCCAACATTTTCTCTTTATACCCTGAGGGTCTGATAAAGGCCTTGTGGAAGACAGACATCTGCACATAGTTAGTTAAAAAGGATGACAGTGAAGACATACTCCGTGTTCCCTGTGATCTCTTCCTGAACCTGGCGAGACTGCAGGATCCCCTCCCGTTTCTGTAGGGAAAAACAGACAATTATGACATTTGACAAATATTTCACTTTTTTTCATGGTTTCCCTTTTCATAGTACAAAATGTATCAGGAAAGGACTATACCTGTACAACCACAACTTGAATGGACACATGATCAGGTAGGCGGATGGGGGCGCGGCAGTGCTGAGACAGCGCCACCAATAAATGGAGAATGGCTACGATGCTTTTAGCATGGACAGCTAGGGGAGAACATaggaaaggaaagagggaaggaacGAGAGGAATGTTATAGTACATCCACTGGGCATTCTCATTAAACAGATGATGCACACGCTGGTGCACTGGAGCAGGGTTCAGATAAGGAATTCTCTTTTTTCACAATTAGCAAGATAGGCGACTCTCAGCTTTCACAATGCCAAGTTGAAGGTTAAACAAAGGTCAAAAACAAAACGATGAACTCCATGTAAGGGAAACAAACTAAACTTGTGTCTTTGGGGTAGATGTAATGTGCCTTTGTTAGAAAACTGTTACAACCAATTCCATTCTTGTTGTCTGTTGTGTCAAAGCGATTCATGTGACTGATACACCGAGCTGCAAACTACAGCTTCTTGAAAGATGGAATTCCAAACATGCTCATTTACcacaaaaatattacatttactatTTAGAGAACCTGTATGGGAGGATGTGAGTGAAAAACAAAGGGATTAGCGGTCCTTTGATCACAGTCAGAAACAATCCTATTGATTTCCTCAAGTGCTTTTAGATCATCTACAAAGGATAAACCGAAAATTAAACTGAAATTTAAGAGAATTAGAAGGTTGCAATACACTAAAGAACAATAAACcaatgtagaaaaaaaacatGGCTTCAGCATattgttaaaaaataaacatggcAAAAAATCGAATTGAAAAAGGAATTTTTTTAGTTGACCTGCTGTGTACCTTGACCTCCCACCACTTGAGACAGGGATTACTTCTATGGTCATAATGTCAGAGGGTCAGCAGGGTGCAGATTAGTCCAATGTGAActttctctgtgcctctctgtcaCCCAACAAAATGACCAAACAAgcagggtaaaaaaaataatgaccTTATTACATTACCTTTACATTGTCTTATACACACACCATTGGCATAATTATAATTTTGATCAACACATTACAAATGGTTTATTAACAAATTAATAGAATACCGGGGATTCGAGTGAAACAGCGCTCTGTGAAACATGTCACCTACAGTCAATGGTCCATTTGATGTTTCTGATTGAGACCTTCAGAGTGTCGTTGATCTTCTCCAGAACTGTCTGCAACTTCTGCTTCTGGGCTATCTCAGACTGGGTCACCTCAGCCACATTCAGCCGCTCACCCTCCAGCTTCTCTGTAATACAAAgataaataaatatgttttattgtcacatacaacgAGAACACAGGGAGGACCATCAAATCCAATTTGGAATCAGACAAATACCAGAAGAGAATGTGCTGCATTGCAAGCATAGAAGGGATGTTTTGGAGGGAATGAAATAATTTACCAAAGAGTTTCTGCAGAACCTGCCCATCGTAGAGGTCCTCAGCCAGGTCTTTGACAATGATTCTCTCCCCCACCAGCACATCATTGATCCAGTCTATGAGTACCTGCATACAAAACCTTATATAGAAATTAACAGGCACATACAAACTGTACGTTCATAAGGCCCATAATATCGCTTTCCAATGCTTTGATTGTGAAATACGGCAGTCATTTTCTATCTCACACCTTCATCAGTTCTTGCAGTTTGGGGTCATTCCTGGAGTTAGGGTCAACCATGGTGCGGACCTCATTCTCCtctagaaccacacacacacacacacacacacgtttagaaTATAGACAATGTGAAAGAGCATGagagtttgctgacgacacaacgatgaagatggcctacagggaggaggtcagagaactggcagtgtggtgccaggacaacaacctctccctcaatgtgagcaagacaaaggagctgatcgtgggctacaggaaaaggtgagccaaacaggcccccattaacatcaacagggctgtagtggagcagctcGAGAGTTTCAAGctccttgttgtccacatcagctacgaactatcatggtccaaaaacaccaagacagtcgtgaagaagacacaacaaaaccttttccccctcaggagactgaaaatatgtagcatgggtccccagatcctcaaacggttctacagctgcaccatcgagagcatcctgaccggttgcatcaccacctggtatggcaactgctcagcatctgatcgtaaggcgctacagaagaCAGTGCATACgacccagtacattactggggtcaagcttcctgccatccaggacctgtataataggcggtgtcagaggaaagcccattaaattgtcagagactccagtcacccaagtcataaactattttctctgctaccacacggcaagcggtaccggagcgccaagtctaggaccaaacacctccttaacagcttctaccctcaagccataaaactgctgtaaaaaatgacctcaactaacctgtacccctgcacactgactcggtaccggtactccctgtatatagcctcgtcattgtgttactttttacttgagtttatttggtaaatattttcttaactcttcttgaactgcaatggtggttaagggcttgtaagtaagcattccatggtaaggtctacacttgttgtattcggcgcatgtgacaaataaaattggatttgatttgaaagagcgagaaagagagagcatgtgtgtgtgtgtctgtgcgcgtgGGCATGCGATACACTGCAGGAGTGAAGGTGGAGGCCTTACCCAGCATGGTGTCCTCTGGGTCCAGCTCAAAGGGGATGGGGCTGAGTGGCAGGTTGATGGCATTCATGCCCTCCTCCTGGAGCTCAGACACTGCAAAAGCAGAGAAGCAGAGACCTTTAGTGGCGTGACTCAATGTGTGACAGGCTAATTATTATACAACTGTGCTGAGACCTCCATTGAGTTAATAGGCACAAAAAATGTGTCCAGCAGAGAAAATCGGAGGGCAAGTCAAGTAGCATCAGCAACACACAACATTGGCCCTCATCATCTCAGCAGTAAAGCTCACATGTACACAAATAACAGAGAGAGTGAGTCTTTCCTCCACTCACCTAAGGTTGTCCTCTACACTCATTCCACCCAATTTAGGGCTCTTTTCTTCAGGTTAAGCTGTGCTCTTCATGCCAGGTTGTCAGTATTATGGCACATTGGTCTTACCAGGAAGAGTTGGCTCACAACGCATGTCTCTAATTATAACCGGCTATCTTTGGTCACGTTCGGGTTAGCCAGGAGAAAGAGAGCTCAGTCTAGCTTTGATCAATAAGATGAAGCGCCTCATTGTAGCCAGTGATAATACTACATGGGGAGATTCCCAGAATGAGCCAATCACACTATTACCGTAAATTGGAGGAGATGTAAGAGAGTGTATGTCTATTAACTAAGCATTCATGGTCAGTTGCTCTGATAGCTCAGACCATGCTGATAGCCATTACCTCTTTGAAAAAAGCTTTCTCTCTGAGACACATCGCCCCACACAGGACAAGGCCATCCTCTCCATCCAGTTGCTAGGCGTTCATAGATCTAGGCTCGGTCTCACGCTGCTGTCCTGAGCATCCGCCTCCTTCCCTGATCATTTCACTTACCTCGCCTGGCGTTGTGCAAATTGGCACATGTGGGGAATTCACACAGGTGATGTGACAACCTGACCACTCTGTCTGGCCATGGTGCCAGCGCTGCTAGTTCCTGTCCGGACCAGTTGATATGTCAGTAAGATCTATAGCACTGATGCAGAGCTGCATAACATAACGTGATAAAGGCCTGCAGAACAAACTACgctatgtttttttttcagtttcCTCCAAAACAGAGAAAGCGCCCCCTGGAGATGTCAACATCCTGTTAGTAATCAACACCAagatctccctctgctgttcaggCCTAACCCACAGAGACACCTTCCTCCTTCCTCACACTAAAAGAGCTGCATCCATTTGGTTCTTCAACAAATTGTATAACCAACGCAAAAGCGTCATCTGGATAATgtaaacctctctgtctgtctctgtctctctgatctgAAAGGACTGCTCCTCAGTTCACAGGCAGAGACACAACATGGTTTACAATAACGCTCTTATGATTGAAATACTGTATGTTGCTGTCATGGCAGCGGAGAGGCCCTCCATGGAACAGACCCCTACAGGACCAGGTTGGACGGTATTTGTTCAGGATTTTGGTGAATGGGGCTCAGCTGCACACTCACTTTCACATGCCCCTCAGGAGTATATGTAGGGCATGTCTGTATCAAAAGATACGCTTCAAATGTAATTAATAAAAAAGGGGTCAAAGTGTCTTCCAAGAAACATTATAaacaatttacaaaatagcctccaataccctactcaacaaattggatgcagtctatcacagtgcaatccgttttatcaccaaagccccatatactacccaccattgcgacctgtacgctctcgttggctggccctcgcttcatactcgtcgccaaacccactggctccatgtcatctacaagaccctgctaggtaaagtccccccttatctcagctcgctggtcaccatagcatctcccacctgtagcacacgctccagcaggtatatctctctagtcacccccaaaaccaattctttctttggccgcctctccttccagttctctgctgccaatgactggaacgaactacaaaaatctctgaaactggaaacacttatctccctcactagctttaagcaccaactgtcagagcagctcacagattactgcacctgtacatagcccacctataatttagcccaaacaactacctctttcccaactgtatttaatttttatttatttatttattttgctcctttgcaccccattatttttatttctactttgcacattcttccattgcaaaactaccattccagtgttttacttgctatattgtatttactttgccaccatggccttttttgcctttacctcccttctcacctcatttgctcacattgtatagagacttgtttatactgtattattgactgtatgtttgttttactccatgtgtaactctgtgtcgttgtatctgtcgaactgctttgctttatcttggccaggtcgcaattgtaaatgagaacttgttctcaacttgcctacctggttaaataaaggtaaaataaataaataaataaataaaaaataatagtgCTTCAGACTTTTAATCATACTTGATGCTTGCTCATTTACCAAAAAGATTCAACGAAAACTCAAGTGCTTGTCTAATTCATACTTAATTGAAGGTATgatttaaataaatgtgaaactaTGAAATATGAAAGCCTTGGCAGCCTCTGGTCTGAACTCAGGCAGTGGTTGTGCTGGAGAGAACATGCAACTTTTTCCTCATTCCTTGGTGAACACATCTGTGATGGAATATCAGCAGCCGCTTATCCTTACATGGCAGTAGCTCAGCCATGTGTactgtaaacacagacacacacagccttctTCTGCTATGGCTTGGACAAACACAATGTAATACAACTCAAATAGATCCTGTCCCCCTCACCAAAAACAAAATGA
This window encodes:
- the LOC112249152 gene encoding alpha-parvin; translated protein: MASSPQKSPSSPKSPTPKSPPSRKKDDSFLGKLGGTLARRKKAKEVSELQEEGMNAINLPLSPIPFELDPEDTMLEENEVRTMVDPNSRNDPKLQELMKVLIDWINDVLVGERIIVKDLAEDLYDGQVLQKLFEKLEGERLNVAEVTQSEIAQKQKLQTVLEKINDTLKVSIRNIKWTIDSVHAKSIVAILHLLVALSQHCRAPIRLPDHVSIQVVVVQKREGILQSRQVQEEITGNTEALSGRHERDAFDTLFDHAPDKLNVVKKTLITFVNKHLNKLNLEVSELDTQFADGVYLVLLMGLLEGYFVPLFNFFLTPEHFDQKVHNVAFSFELMQDGSLEKPKPRAEDIVNCDLKSTLRVLYNLFTKYRNVE